DNA from Plasmodium cynomolgi strain B DNA, chromosome 12, whole genome shotgun sequence:
CACGTAGCAATTTGTGCCACCCATGCCTGGGCGCGCAGGTCGAGTTGAAGGCTTTTGTCACGAAGAGAgggtgaaaagggaaaaacggaaaaattaagtcgaaaaattaagaataaaaaagaactcacgtaggataaaataaaaagcataaaTAAACAGCGAAAAAGCGCACGCAAGGAAAGCAGTGGCGCATTTCCtctgccactttttttcacacaaaaaaatatgaaagtgAATTCGATTTgaatttcctcttttttcctcttttttccccctttttcctcttttttccttttttgtcccgCATTTGACCcaggaagataaaaaaaattaccaagcAACCAAACACAGGTTAATATAAAGGCAGGCCCGCCCCTAATTGACACTGCATGAAAGAAGCTGAAGAACCCCCAAATGGATAAGCTAAAAACGGTGTATTTGGATTCGGCCCTGAGCATAATCAAGGGGGCCCTGTGCGTCATCCTTCAGATACCCACCAGCAGGACGACCGAAAGCGTAAAAAGAAAGGTACTAAGATCGAACCGGAGAGAACGAGAGCgcgaggaggagaagaagaacactGCTCACACGAtgtgtatttcttttttttaacgagtTGGTGTGGCCACATGGGTGGTAGGCCGGTTCGAAATGGAAATGCATCTCCTGCGGTGTGTGTTCTCAGTCGTGCTGTTTGCCCAGCGCAGATGTTCTAGCCAGATTGGTGTTCCTCAAGGCGCCTATTCTGCGTCGCTAATTCTAGGTCGCCCATTCTGCGTCGCTAATTCTTGGTCGCCAATTCTGCGTAACCACTTTTTCGAGTATCTCCTGACCGGAACTAACGGCGCTCACTCCGATCACTCCGATAACGCCGATCACTCCGATCACTCCGCTCACTCCACTgcgcccccctcccccccgcagcaAAACAACAATGGCGTGCTGACCGTGAAGTCCATTTTGATGGAGCCGACGATCAGCCAGTACGATGACATAAAGAAGCTGATCCGGAACAAAATCCAAGAGGAGGTCCCCTTTTACAACTACCAAATGAAGAGGACCCTTGCAGAAAAGATTTACGGAGATTGCATATATGACAACTTTGGTCTCGCAAAGGACATCAGCGAAGTGAACCTCATAGCTCTGGAAGAATGGAACATCAACTGCAACAGAAATAGGGTCCTGCAAAACACAGGCTTGATAAAGGACATCCAGATAAATGAGTTCAAATATTTGACAACGAAAGAATCGTTGGAAGTTCATTTTGCAGTGAACCCTAAGTACACATTTGAAGAATTGAGTGGTATGTacaaaagcgaaaaaaatttgaccaattttttgttgGCTCCTATTGTTAAGGTCTACACAtcagaggaggagaaggaggaggagagtgTTATTAGAGGAGAGGCCCCCACCACCAATGACGATTTTGTGTACGCCCATGTAGAagatattttacaaaagaaTAAAGTGCTCCCGCCATCTGGGgttgaaaatgtaaattacGAAAGATCTAAAGAAGTGACCCCGTGGGATGTGAACATAACGGAAGAAGGAATTAACTACAATAAGTTGATAAAAGAATTTGGATGTTCCAAAATTACAGAGAGTCATATTAAGAGGATAGAACAGCTAACCAACAAAAGAGCTCACCATTTTATCCGACGAGAAATATTCTTCAGTCATAGGGACTTGgattttttattgaattaTTATGAACAGCATAAAtgcttttatatatacacagGTAGAGGACCATCTTCCCTATCCATGCATCTAGGTCATTTGATcccattttatttctgtAAATATTTGCAAGACGCTTTTAACGTCCCATTGGTTATTCAAATGTCcgatgatgaaaaatttctatTCAATCAAAACTACTCCCTAGAATATATTAACACCTTGACgaaggaaaatgtgaaggacATAATCGCAGTTGGGCTGAACCCAGAGCtgacttttatttttaagaacaCAACATATGCAGGTTACTTATATCCAACGGTTTTATCTATCCATAAAAAGACAACACTAAATCAGAGCATGAATGTCTTTGGCTTTAATCATTCAGATAATATAGGCAAAATATCTTACCCTTCTTATCAGATTGCTCCTTGCTTTTCGCAATGCTTTCCGCAGTTCCTTCCTCCCAATATTCCTTGCTTAGTTCCGCAGGGTATTGACCAGGATCCATACTTCAGGCTAAGTAGAGACATCGCGGTGAAAATGGCTCTACACAAACCCGTCGTTGTGCACTCTGTGTTTATGCCGGGGCTTCAAGGTGTGAACACCAAGATGAGCAgcacgaagaagaaagacgaaaagggaaagaacgACTCGGGAGTGAAAGACACGACCGGTAAGAATAGCGCTCCCAAGAATAGCGCCCCCAAGAATAACGCCGGAAACAGCGCCAAGGAACACAATAACAGCGTTATATTCCTAACCGACACGCCTGAAcaaatcaaaaataaaattaacaagtATGCCTTCAGCGGGGGAGGGGCCACAATTGAGGAACACAGAGAAAAGGGAGGCAATTTGGAGAAGGACATCTCGTACCAGTATTTGAGATACCTCATGGAGGATGACGAGAAGCTGCACGAAATTGGAGAGAAGTACAGACGGGGAGAAATGCTAAGTGGAGAGCTCAAGAAGATTCTCATCGAGATTTTAACCGAGCTAATACAGAAGCACCAGCAGAGGAGGCAGGCCCTCACGGAGGAGGAGAttgcctatttttttgacGCCAACAAGCCCGGCTTGAAGAAGTTCAGGGGCGCTTAGCGGGTTGTGCGGCGGGGTTAGCGGCGGGGTTAGCGGCGTGTTAAGCAGCCCATTAAGAGGTGTAGCCGAGAGAATGCATCGATACTCCTGCGATTGCGCGCCCCCCTATCCGCATCATCACCTAACCAGATATCCAATTCTAATTCACACGTTGGAGGACCCCCGGGTGGGGAGCGTGTAAAACTGCGAACAGACACGGCGGACCTGCCTCCCCCCAACCTACACGCAGTGTACGTATAAGCGGATGCGACTCAGAATTGGAGTGGTACATGGAGGGGAAGCTACTCCCCTGCTATGCGTTTGCAAACGGTTTGTTAATTTTCCCATCGGTTTCGTGCTCGCCGGAGCGATTCCATGATTGTACTTTattgtgtttttcttcaatttgatTTATTCTACTTTGCTTCACTTATTTATCCGCGcttattttgcttcacttatttatctgcgcttattttgcttcacttATTTATCTGCGCCCATTTTGCCGCGCTCATTTTgctgcattttatttttccttctttaaTTAGCCGAAACGGTGTGGACGTGCGCCTACGCGCGCGCACCTTTAAGGGGAGAGGCCTAACGACACCACTGTGAACCCCCCCATCTTTGTTCAACAGCGCATCGGTCCACTTTTACTTAGCCATTGTTGCCTCGTCGCGATTTTCTGCCCTCACTTAGCTGTGAATGCGGGTCGGCAACACAACTTTTCTTCGCAGGCGAAATGAGGTTTCCCACGTTAACGAATGTTTAAAATTTGCTTAAAATTAAGGCGGTGAGTAGCATTTGTTTTGCACACCGCTTATCTCCCTAGGCGTGTTATTGTGTGTGTGGGATTTTCACATACGCATGACGCGGGCTGGGGAATGGGCGCCCGCGAGGGTTATTAAAATGGGCATGTACAcacgttttgaaaaaaaaaaaacacacacatgtgcatatacatatatgtatgtgtacaGAGCACAGCCGCGTGTGTGGTGTGGGACTACCGGCCGAAGAACATGCTGTTGGGGTTGGACCTGCCGTAGTTGATGTTGGCCTTGGAAAAGTCCATCTCcggatgcatttttttgaacttttcaaaaatttcaaaCTTCTTCTGTTCATCGGACGTGGGCAAATTCATAGCCTTCTGCCTCTGGTCGTAGAGCATTTTTTCGACCACCGACCGAGTCTCCGCATCGAGGTCTTCCATCCTGGAGTTCTCTGGAACGATTTTCTTCACGTCAATTTCGGAGTCACCCTTTATTACCGTTGACCACCACTCCATTCCGTTTAGCTTTTCAATACACACATGAATAACCCTGTTATCTTCCAAGGTCCAAATAGAGTCCTCTGgctttatatgtttataaaacTCTCCGTCAATAATAACTTCGTTTTTAACATTcacatacaattttttgtaagttatttccaattttatgTCCTTGGTTTTTACCTTTTGGTCCAgatttatgtacatatctaGACTATTTATAGTTTGAGTCCATGtgtatttttctgtttgtccACCATTTCCCTTGGGTGGTTCATCATTAGTATCCTCATCCGAGTCTTCCGATTTGTTTGCCTTTCGTTcgttcttcccttttcctttagCGGAATATTCACTTATGGAAGGGGTTCTCTTTTCAGCTCCGTTTTTCTTGGAGTCCCCTTTTCCATTCGGAAGGTGTTGGTGAATGGCTAACTCTTCGtctcccatttttccatcctCGTCAATTTCTACAACacgcttctcctcctgcaTGTTGTTCAAATCAGATGTTGTCATTCCGTTTTTCACATTATTGttcattttcaaatttgtgttttttcttatctCGTTCATTTCGTCTTTCCTACTATTACCGTTCCTGTGTTCCCTttcgtacaatttttttttttcttcatccattttttcgtactctttttttaatttcatcaaATATTCTTCCTTCCGTTTGTAGTACTTCCTCAACGTTTTCAAAACGATCTCTTCACATTGTTCTATATTCTTCGAGTTGGTAATAAAGTCTGTTTTACGCaacaggaaggagaaaaaatggttcaTCAAACTGTTAATGTCTCCACATTCTTTAGCAATGTTTAGCATTATAAAGTCAAACTTTTCGTTTACCACTATGTCTGTATCcatctttctttcttttctttttctgttcaaCTATCCTGTGATGCTTCTTTGCAGTGGTGGTGGTTTTGATGTGCTTCTCCACAAAGTTATGACGGTATTATTATACATGTACGTCGTAAGCGCAggtataaaataaacgtaCTCTTCCGCTTACGTATATACTTGTACAAATCAAATGTACGAATGGGTAGGCACTACATATGGCGATATTAACTTACGacaagagagaaaaaattaaacagtCGCGTTACAGAGAGTGAGCAAGCCTTCTTGGTCTGgcaaggaaacaaaaaaaatcgcaaaaaaaaaagggccaaaaaataaaaaggcaataaaaaaaaggcaaaaaaaaaaggcaaaaagtAAAGGCAATTCTTttggcccctttttgtaaaataaaattgttagCCGCACGGGGGATGCAAAAAGGGCGGACGCTTCACTGCTTGCGGCACGTGCGAGGTTCCTCAAAGGAGGCCCCCCATTCTGAAGGTGGCGTGAATGTAAAtggtacgtatgcatgtagtCACTTAGTGCCCATGTATGCATATTTGCATTATCGCGTAAACGTG
Protein-coding regions in this window:
- a CDS encoding tryptophan--tRNA ligase (putative), with the translated sequence MDKLKTVYLDSALSIIKGALCVILQIPTSRTTESVKRKQNNNGVLTVKSILMEPTISQYDDIKKLIRNKIQEEVPFYNYQMKRTLAEKIYGDCIYDNFGLAKDISEVNLIALEEWNINCNRNRVLQNTGLIKDIQINEFKYLTTKESLEVHFAVNPKYTFEELSGMYKSEKNLTNFLLAPIVKVYTSEEEKEEESVIRGEAPTTNDDFVYAHVEDILQKNKVLPPSGVENVNYERSKEVTPWDVNITEEGINYNKLIKEFGCSKITESHIKRIEQLTNKRAHHFIRREIFFSHRDLDFLLNYYEQHKCFYIYTGRGPSSLSMHLGHLIPFYFCKYLQDAFNVPLVIQMSDDEKFLFNQNYSLEYINTLTKENVKDIIAVGLNPELTFIFKNTTYAGYLYPTVLSIHKKTTLNQSMNVFGFNHSDNIGKISYPSYQIAPCFSQCFPQFLPPNIPCLVPQGIDQDPYFRLSRDIAVKMALHKPVVVHSVFMPGLQGVNTKMSSTKKKDEKGKNDSGVKDTTGKNSAPKNSAPKNNAGNSAKEHNNSVIFLTDTPEQIKNKINKYAFSGGGATIEEHREKGGNLEKDISYQYLRYLMEDDEKLHEIGEKYRRGEMLSGELKKILIEILTELIQKHQQRRQALTEEEIAYFFDANKPGLKKFRGA
- a CDS encoding nuclear movement protein putative; this translates as FITNSKNIEQCEEIVLKTLRKYYKRKEEYLMKLKKEYEKMDEEKKKLYEREHRNGNSRKDEMNEIRKNTNLKMNNNVKNGMTTSDLNNMQEEKRVVEIDEDGKMGDEELAIHQHLPNGKGDSKKNGAEKRTPSISEYSAKGKGKNERKANKSEDSDEDTNDEPPKGNGGQTEKYTWTQTINSLDMYINLDQKVKTKDIKLEITYKKLYVNVKNEVIIDGEFYKHIKPEDSIWTLEDNRVIHVCIEKLNGMEWWSTVIKGDSEIDVKKIVPENSRMEDLDAETRSVVEKMLYDQRQKAMNLPTSDEQKKFEIFEKFKKMHPEMDFSKANINYGRSNPNSMFFGR